One region of Eurosta solidaginis isolate ZX-2024a chromosome X, ASM4086904v1, whole genome shotgun sequence genomic DNA includes:
- the LOC137234990 gene encoding PHD finger protein rhinoceros-like, which yields MQHQSPPILVSLSINFGGVSAMTRKQFQLVNGFSNSYFGWVGNTMICRTGNISLLFGIVFSVPYLIVNDQWKQEWEKGVQVPVNPAYLPEPTVYVLSESIMPPSHDFKLSKNRFLRITKDDTYSSDLHCLTNVVTQAENTCAYDNDQVDESWLQLLNSDRKLYGAYSITETQFERVIEELKIRCWKQIQVILKNEESLGIDYDENVICDVCRSPDSEEANEMVFCDNCNICVNQAC from the exons ATGCAACATCAATCGCCACCAATTTTG GTTAGCTTATCGATAAATTTTGGGGGAGTATCTGCTATGACACGtaaacagtttcagctggtgaaTGGCTTCTCAAATTCATACTTCGGTTGGGTGGGGAATACAATGATATGTCgaacaggaaatatttctttgTTATTTGGTATTGTTTTTAGTGTTCCA TATCTCATTGTAAATGATCAATGGAAGCAAGAGTGGGAGAAGGGCGTGCAGGTGCCTGTCAATCCTGCCTATTTGCCAGAGCCAACTGTTTATGTGCTATCAGAATCAATTATGCCGCCTTCGCATGACTTTAAACT CTCCAAAAATCGCTTCCTGCGTATAACCAAAGACGATACCTACTCGAGCGATTTGCATTGTCTAACAAATGTGGTTACGCAAGCGGAAAATACATGTGCCTACGACAATGACCAGGTCGATGAATCATGGCTGCAATTACTCAATTCCGATCGTAAGCTATATGGTGCTTATTCCATAACGGAAACGCAATTTGAGCGCGTCATCGAAGAACTGAAG atACGATGTTGGAAACAAATACAGGTGATCCTGAAGAATGAGGAAAGCCTTGGCATTGATTATGATGAAAATGTTATATGCGATGTGTGTCGATCACCAGACTCAGAGGAAGCAAATGAAATGGTTTTCTGTGATAATTGCAATATTTGTGTAAATCAGGCATGTTAG